One genomic window of Entelurus aequoreus isolate RoL-2023_Sb linkage group LG07, RoL_Eaeq_v1.1, whole genome shotgun sequence includes the following:
- the LOC133653921 gene encoding nuclear receptor coactivator 6-like isoform X3, whose protein sequence is MAHRGTSPQLSHRTEDPEQDDDSDRDSGVGDDAESCHGSPANVQDGDNHLYNSEERHQGEEYFTVFVAFQGNMEDEDFMNKLDTVLSGLPNMLDMESNKLHPHHVEPWNSVRVTFNIPRDAAERLRLLAQNNQQQLRDLGILSVQIEGEGAINVAGGPNRGQEVRVNGPIGAPGQMRMDVGFPGQPGPGMRMTNPSMVPPSPAMPGQALVPGGSGQMHPRLSRPSSQTDVMDPMMPGMSVQQQQLQHQQAGPLGPIPPQAAHHMQAGRPINPAALQHLQQQHHQQQQAQQQAQLSQLGPRHPFNPSGQMAMPPGWTPSGMLQTPAAQGGPGWRKPPPQAQMVQRPPSLATVQTPSHPPPPYPFGSQQAGQVFNAIGQGQLQQQAGMGQFAAPQPKVPQVGPGGIVGPPRPPPTLPPTSGPQGNLTAKSPGSSSSPFQQSSPGTPPMMAQRPTTPQGFPQGIGSPGRAALNQQGTMQQGFIGMPQHGQPGTQVHPGMPKRPMGFPNPNFSQGQVSANTPGTPSQGSSQQLQSSQTLTHTGVQQSSSTPNSMQGPPHVQPNVMGVQSGMAGQSPGTATGPSMTQQQQPGLQNQMMGLQHQAQPVSSSPSQVVQGQGGGQTVLSRPLSQGQRGGMTPPKQMMPQQGQGVIHGQGQMVGGQGHQAMVLHQQQQQQQQQNSMMEQMVASQMQGNKQAFVGKMPPGVMPGQMMRGPSPNVTGNMAQFQGQVGPQQMTPQQQQQMAHLQQQQLQQQQQQQHQLQHQQQQQIQQQQHHHHQQMNQQQPQQVPLTGNPNQVMGMHGQQMRLPAGHPLIQQQLQQQQLQQQQKQQQQVVMQQQQQASQPLPHPLGDPNSGTGDLGVQQMVPDMQVPLGGPCAQTGGFPVSKDVTLTSPLLVNLLQSDISASQFGPGGKAGGGNQVKPKKKKPARKKKPKDGEGPQQGEALGGLDVTGTMEDSELQNLGGEQSLGLDSSGHNRPAGFPGQPGDQRVLQQVPMQFMQQQLQQQQHQQQLQQQQQQQQQMQHMQQQQQQQQLQQQQQQQLQQQQQQLQQQQQLQQQQQMQQQMQQLQMQGLQNAQGMTGPQATGQGQPQIHPHQLQQQQPQQQGQQQHLQQQQMLMMLKMQQEQKNRMSIAPGGQLPPRGIGNQPDAQRLPVSQQGNLPVMISLQGHAGLAQSPDKARGMPLIINPQLASAARRMSLPDSAQGPQGTGSEETASGIHQKPDRPSGPEIGMQPGNGAQQMIANQGPTSHVTKQGPIAPSVAQHTGASPQQQLPTQPQQGGPMSGIHFPNVPTTSQSSRPKTPNRASPRPYHHPLTPTNRPPSTEPSEINLSPERLNASIAGLFPPKINIPLPPRQSNLNRGFDQQGLNPTTLKAIGQAPPNLNLPGNNSNNVSGGNNANSTQQPFLTGPGGGTKQDKQSGGQSKRASPSNSRRSSPASSRKSATPSPGRQKGTKVTITCPPQPQQLVSPQGQTMMLSPTSVTPNAVSLASQLSGSMETHQTQSTFHGLPEGVRESNLTTTADQRPMSQSQPVRDLSAPRMTSPRLPTVQQPKSDLELQVGAVDRQPTHKAPLQDSEGSISVRPAPTSLNQLLDNNMLHRPVHGSTVRDVLGKDSSKLSVNSDRQLHSNIQSADMQASAPSAPLNESEAKLKPAVSTPSHSHNMNPSTNMTFNSTHSHTLNPLSSPGVTSNLNVNTTLCPNFSNTNVAQSVSTSPITSTHTNLSLAVSASSNINSSPSQSNVTLKPGMGPKPITSVHSVIQIPASSSSISPNQITVFVTPNPITSATTSQVAASKVPTMVALPNKNIRPQDIRHQTPVPRPPQFITTTPVFINPIFQVPTVSSNSTVVSQSVTMVGPIQMSTTNIQLSTAPSATQALGGNITTSHLARSTVGQLQTSVSSSTPIGDPSVPQQITHGTLKIENRSEATSAQKSSPPASQPSYSSSSASSSFQPTIVSPPPCSSPSTLRKGPMSHSSTAQLKSKLTQVTTAFPATADSQIPAQSSVVAAPPHVMPVVAHTTVAGPNITTQAVSSYMTVPGQISVPTQASLPSTSASISNLTHAVTSQNPLVTVVGVTTAVSSATLLSTVTPVQNPVPSVAPIVAVPGSIQDAPPTNSSPLASVSGVPLSQAGPLSFEPTITQVVTPAETINTIPDSIHPEASEEPVVSEKTSEEALTGPDQGWAKKRKTPINLVPRAAVEKPKGPSRRSSRAEKEVEEEPIADSGVRKRSARPGTNAAVKETGASPTQAKRRKSK, encoded by the exons AATCCAATAAATTGCATCCACATCACGTAGAGCCGTGGAACAGTGTGCGCGTTACCTTCAACATTCCACGGGATGCTGCTGAAAGACTTAGGCTGCTGGCTCAGAACAACCAGCAGCAGCTCAGAGACCTGGGGATTCTTTCTGTGCAGATTGAAG GAGAGGGGGCCATCAATGTTGCAGGGGGACCAAATCGTGGGCAAGAAGTTAGAGTTAACGGACCAATTGGAGCACCTGGCCAGATGAGAATGGATGTTGGTTTTCCAGGACAGCCTGGTCCAG GAATGAGGATGACCAATCCTTCGATGGTCCCCCCAAGCCCAGCTATGCCAGGTCAGGCACTAGTACCAGGTGGCAGTGGACAGATGCATCCACGCCTTTCAAGACCGTCATCACAAACAG ATGTCATGGATCCAATGATGCCAGGCATGTCAGTTCAGCAGCAACAACTTCAACACCAACAGGCTGGTCCCCTTGGTCCCATTCCTCCACAGGCCGCCCATCATATGCAGGCTGGAAGACCAATCAACCCTGCTGCTTTGCAACATCTTCAGCAACAACATCATCAACAGCAACAAGCTCAACAGCAAGCACAGCTCTCTCAACTTGGACCCAGACATCCATTCAACCCATCGGGCCAGATGGCAATGCCTCCTGGTTGGACCCCCTCTGGAATGCTTCAGACACCAGCTGCCCAAGGAGGCCCTGGCTGGAGGAAGCCTCCACCTCAAGCCCAGATGGTTCAACGACCTCCTTCTCTTGCCACAGTTCAGACGCCCAGTCACCCTCCACCACCTTATCCATTTGGTAGCCAGCAGGCAGGTCAGGTATTTAATGCAATTGGACAGGGGCAGTTGCAACAGCAGGCAGGAATGGGTCAGTTTGCTGCCCCCCAGCCTAAAGTACCACAGGTTGGCCCTGGAGGTATTGTTGGGCCACCTCGACCTCCTCCAACCCTTCCACCGACATCTGGCCCACAGGGAAATCTCACTGCCAAGTCCCCAGGGTCCTCATCATCTCCTTTTCAGCAGAGTTCTCCTGGTACTCCCCCCATGATGGCTCAGAGGCCTACAACACCACAGGGTTTTCCTCAGGGTATTGGCTCACCAGGAAGAGCAGCCCTCAACCAACAAGGTACCATGCAACAAGGATTCATAGGAATGCCCCAACATGGACAACCTGGAACACAAGTTCATCCTG GTATGCCAAAGCGGCCTATGGGCTTCCCAAACCCAAACTTTTCTCAAGGTCAGGTGAGCGCTAATACTCCAGGAACCCCCAGTCAAGGATCCAGTCAGCAGCTACAGAGTAGccaaacattgacacacacag GAGTTCAACAGTCATCTTCGACACCAAATTCAATGCAAGGCCCACCACATGTCCAACCCAATGTTATGGGTGTACAAAGTGGCATGGCAGGTCAGTCCCCTGGCACAGCTACTGGGCCTAGCATGACCCAGCAGCAGCAGCCAGGCCTTCAGAATCAGATGATGGGCCTCCAGCATCAGGCCCAACCCGTGTCCTCGTCCCCCAGCCAGGTGGTTCAAGGCCAGGGTGGAGGTCAGACTGTCCTCTCAAGGCCTCTCAGTCAAGGGCAGAGAGGAGGGATGACCCCACCCAAGCAAATGATGCCTCAGCAAGGCCAGGGGGTGATTCATGGGCAGGGTCAGATGGTTGGAGGTCAAGGGCATCAGGCAATGGTCCTGCATCAGCagcaacaacagcagcagcagcaaaatTCCATGATGGAACAAATGGTTGCAAGTCAAATGCAAGGCAACAAACAGGCGTTTGTAGGGAAAATGCCTCCTGGGGTCATGCCTGGCCAGATGATGCGTGGTCCCTCGCCAAATGTTACAGGAAACATGGCTCAGTTTCAGGGCCAGGTTGGCCCGCAGCAGATGACTccacaacagcagcagcaaatggcTCATCTTCAACAGCAGCAGTTACAACagcaacaacagcagcagcatcAATTACAACATCAGCAGCAGCAACAgattcagcagcagcagcaccaccaccaccagcagATGAACCAGCAGCAGCCTCAGCAGGTTCCACTTACTGGCAATCCTAATCAAGTAATGGGCATGCATGGACAACAAATGAGGCTCCCTGCTGGTCACCCTCTTATTCAACAGCAGTTGCAACAGCAGCAGTTACAGCAGCAGCAAAAACAGCAGCAGCAAGTGGTGATGCAGCAGCAGCAACAGGCTTCTCAACCACTCCCACATCCGTTGGGAGATCCCAATAGCGGAACTGGCGATTTGGGGGTCCAACAGATGGTCCCTGATATGCAG GTTCCATTGGGGGGACCTTGTGCACAGACAGGTGGTTTTCCTGTCAGTAAAGATGTAACATTGACAAGCCCGCTGTTGGTAAATCTACTGCAGAGTGATATCTCAGCCAGCCAGTTTGGACCAGGTGGAAAAGCAGGTGGGGGTAACCAGGTCAAACCGAAAAAGAAGAAACCTGCACGAAAGAAGAAGCCCAAAGATGGAGAAGGACCCCAGCAAGGAGAGGCGCTAGG TGGTCTTGATGTGACTGGTACTATGGAGGATTCTGAACTGCAAAATTTAGGTGGTGAACAGAGTTTGGGCCTGGATAGCTCGGGCCACAATAGGCCTGCAG GTTTTCCTGGCCAACCTGGTGATCAAAGAGTATTACAGCAGGTACCAATGCAGTTTATGCAACAgcagctgcaacaacaacaacatcaacagcagctgcaacagcagcagcagcagcaacaacaaatgcagcacatgcaacaacaacagcagcagcagcaattgcaacagcagcagcagcagcaattgcaacaacagcagcagcaacTACAACAGCAGCAGCAACTACAACAGCAGCAGCAGATGCAACAGCAGATGCAACAGTTGCAGATGCAAGGCCTTCAGAATGCTCAAGGGATGACAGGACCTCAAGCTACAGGTCAAGGCCAACCCCAAATACACCCTCATCAGCTGCAGCAACAGCAGCCGCAGCAGCAAGGTCAGCAACAACATCTGCAACAACAG CAGATGCTGATGATGCTTAAGATGCAGCAAGAGCAGAAAAATCGCATGTCCATTGCCCCAGGAGGTCAGCTCCCTCCTCGTGGCATTGGCAATCAACCTGACGCGCAGAGACTTCCTGTGTCACAGCAAGGGAACTTGCCTGTAATGATCAGCCTTCAAGGACATGCAGGATTAGCACAGTCGCCTGACAAAGCTAGAGGGATGCCCCTGATTATAAATCCTCAG CTTGCGAGTGCTGCACGGAGAATGTCACTTCCTGATTCAGCACAGGGCCCCCAAGGAACTGGTTCTGAGGAGACCGCTTCTGGGATCCACCAAAAACCGGACAGGCCAAGTGGTCCCGAAATTGGCATGCAGCCTGGAAATGGGGCCCAACAGATGATTGCTAACCAGGGTCCCACCTCACATGTGACGAAACAAGGCCCTATTGCACCGTCAGTGGCCCAGCACACTGGGGCCAGTCCCCAACAACAGTTACCGACTCAGCCTCAACAAGGAGGACCTATGTCTGGCATTCATTTCCCCAATGTCCCCACAACTTCACAAAGTTCCAGACCAAAAACTCCCAACAGGGCCAGCCCCAGACCATACCATCACCCCCTCACCCCAACTAATCGTCCCCCTAGCACTGAGCCCTCTGAAATCAATCTTTCCCCAGAAAGGCTCAATGCTTCAATTGCTGGGCTATTTCCGCCTAAAATAAACATTCCTCTGCCTCCTAGGCAGTCTAACTTAAACAGAGGGTTTGATCAGCAAGGGCTTAACCCAACAACTTTGAAAGCCATTGGACAGGCACCTCCAAACTTAAATTTACCAGGCAACAACAGCAACAATGTAAGTGGTGGAAACAACGCTAACAGTACTCAGCAGCCTTTTCTTACTGGTCCTGGAGGAGGCACTAAACAGGACAAACAGTCTGGAGGACAAAGTAAAAGGGCAAGTCCAAGCAACAGTCGTAGGTCAAGTCCAGCTTCTAGTCGTAAGTCAGCTACACCAAGTCCTGGAAGACAAAAAGGGACAAAAGTAACCATCACCTGCCCTCCACAACCTCAACAACTGGTCAGCCCTCAGGGGCAAACTATGATGCTAAGCCCTACCTCAGTAACTCCAAATGCAGTATCTTTAGCTTCACAATTGAGTGGTAGCATGGAGACACATCAGACTCAGAGTACCTTCCATGGTTTACCTGAGGGAGTCCGAGAAAGTAACTTAACGACAACAGCAGACCAACGTCCAATGTCTCAGTCTCAGCCTGTGAGGGATCTATCAGCTCCTAGAATGACAAGTCCTCGTCTCCCCACTGTTCAGCAGCCTAAATCTGACTTGGAGCTGCAGGTTGGGGCAGTAGATAGACAGCCAACACACAAAGCACCTTTGCAAGACTCTGAGGGATCAATTTCTGTCAGACCTGCTCCTACTTCCCTCAACCAGCTATTGGACAACAACATGCTTCACCGGCCTGTGCATGGCAGTACAGTTAGGGATGTTCTTGGAAAAGACAGTTCCAAGTTGTCTGTGAATTCAGATAGACAACTTCACAGTAATATTCAGAGTGCAGACATGCAAGCCTCTGCTCCTTCTGCACCTCTTAATGAATCGGAAGCTAAACTTAAACCTGCTGTTTCAACCCCTTCTCACAGTCACAACATGAATCCGAGTACAAACATGACTTTCAATAGCACTCACAGTCATACGCTAAACCCTTTGTCCTCTCCTGGTGTCACTTCCAATCTAAATGTAAATACCACCCTTTGTCCAAACTTCAGTAACACTAATGTTGCCCAGAGTGTAAGCACCAGCCCAATTACTTCAACTCACACCAATCTTTCTTTAGCAGTTAGTGCCAGTTCGAACATCAATTCTAGCCCTAGCCAATCCAATGTGACTCTCAAACCTGGCATGGGCCCTAAACCTATAACAAGTGTTCACTCGGTTATACAAATTCCTGCTTCGTCTAGTTCTATTTCTCCAAACCAGATCACTGTATTTGTTACACCTAACCCCATCACTTCTGCCACAACATCTCAAGTTGCTGCATCTAAGGTCCCCACAATGGTAGCACTCCCAAACAAGAATATTCGGCCACAGGATATCCGGCATCAGACACCTGTCCCTCGACCACCTCAGTTTATCACCACCACCCCTGTTTTTATTAACCCGATTTTTCAAGTACCGACTGTGTCATCCAATTCCACAGTAGTATCTCAGTCAGTCACGATGGTGGGACCTATCCAAATGTCTACTACCAACATCCAACTTTCTACTGCCCCAAGCGCCACACAGGCTTTAGGAGGGAACATAACCACCTCTCATCTTGCCCGAAGCACTGTTGGACAGCTTCAAACTAGTGTGTCCTCATCCACCCCAATTGGTGACCCCTCAGTTCCTCAGCAAATCACTCATGGGACTCTTAAAATAGAGAATCGAAGTGAAGCAACTTCTGCTCAGAAGTCAAGTCCCCCAGCCAGTCAGCCATCGTATTCGAGCTCTTCAGCATCATCATCCTTTCAGCCTACCATTGTATCTCCTCCTCCCTGCTCAAGTCCAAGCACACTTAGAAAGGGCCCCATGTCTCATTCTTCCACTGCCCAATTGAAAAGTAAGCTGACACAGGTAACCACAGCTTTCCCTGCAACTGCTGATTCCCAGATACCTGCCCAGTCCTCCGTTGTGGCAGCTCCACCCCATGTCATGCCTGTAGTGGCCCACACCACTGTTGCAGGGCCAAACATTACTACACAAGCAGTCTCCTCCTATATGACAGTTCCTGGTCAGATTTCTGTTCCTACCCAGGCTTCCTTGCCTAGTACTTCAGCTTCGATCTCAAATCTCACACATGCTGTGACTTCTCAGAATCCCCTTGTCACTGTAGTTGGTGTGACCACTGCCGTCTCCTCAGCCACCTTACTCTCTACAGTCACCCCTGTTCAAAATCCAGTACCATCTGTTGCTCCAATTGTTGCTGTGCCTGGATCTATTCAGGATGCCCCACCTACAAATTCATCTCCTCTTGCTAGCGTCAGTGGAGTTCCTCTTTCTCAGGCTGGACCTCTGTCTTTTGAGCCTACCATTACACAAGTGGTGACTCCTGCTGAAACTATAAATACCATACCAG ATTCTATCCATCCAGAAGCTTCGGAAGAGCCTGTTGTCAGTGAGAAGACAA GTGAAGAGGCCTTGACAGGTCCTGATCAGGG ATGGGCAAAGAAAAGAAAGACGCCCATCAACTTAGTACCAAG AGCTGCTGTGGAGAAACCCAAGGGGCCGAGCAGACGCAGCTCCCGCGCAGAGAAAGAAGTGGAGGAGGAGCCAATTGCAGACAGTGGTGTTCGGAAGAGATCAGCCCGGCCGGGGACAAATGCTGCTGTAAAAG AAACTGGAGCCAGCCCCACACAGGCCAAACGAAGGAAGTCAAAATAG